GTCACTTGGGATGAAAACACTAGCCACAATTAGTTGAGCGCTTGAAAACTCTTTCTATTCACAAGTTAATTAGACAGGTTTCCCAACCTTTTCATATCTAGCATCTTTAGGCTTTGGGATGAATTCCACTTTGTTCGTGATTGGATAGCCTGTAAAGTAATAAGAATTATTAAGATGGTGTTTGAGgatgtattatgaataaatatTGATCGGAAATCCAGTACTGAAGAATAAAGTCTGAATCCCTGCAAGCAACTTATCTCATGATGGCTTTTCTTTATCCCATGGATTTCTTTGCTGCATGAACCTGTTTTCTGACTCCttgaaagaaatatttgaaGTCATGCCATGTGTCATTCACATGTTATTATAATTTAGAGTATTCCCGGAGTAGCTTGGCCTGAAGTATGAAGTGGATGAAGTGATTGTTAAGGAAGCGCTTCCGATCTTTTGTTTCAAATGTCATTTCGTGTTATGTCTATGCATATGCATGCATGACGTGTGCTTAAAATTTTGTATAGTAATTTTAAGTTTGCGCATGTCATTCATGTATAGCGAGGAGCATAAAAATGAAACCAAATTATGCAACAAAATACCTAGAAGTGATATAAGGAGGTGCTTGTTGATGCTTCTTGGAACCTTTCATTTTATTTGCCTTCAGCTCTTCTATTCTCtctagttttcaaaaattttgaatcattttgttacATATTCAATCGCGGAAGATCATTTTTGTTACAGGATGCTTCAGATAGGATTCCATACAATGAAAATACAATTTATCCTGAAGAGGATCTATTCGACTTGGAGGCTCTGTTGGATGATGATAGTTTCATGTCTCTTGCCTTCGAATGAACGAGCACCTAGATTACCTCCATTGCGTATGTCCACCACGAACGAGCACCTAGATTTCCTCCATTGCATATGGCCACCCATCCGCTACTGTTTTTCATTATCTTTGTATATATGTATAGGGAGGAGCACAACGGCTAACTTGTAGCGCTCCATATTTCTTTGTTTCACTGTATTTCATCTCATATCTGATGTACATAGATAAATGATACCTCTGTTTTTGAGGATGTGTATCACTTATCTTTATACATGAAGGGGAGATGAAAAATCAATTGGAACAAGAGATTTGGACCTCTACTTTTTTTATTGATTGTGTGTTGATATTTTTGTGCATATGTATTTGAGTGATATATCTGCTTGCATTTCCCTTTAGTTTGTTTGCGTCCTTGATTTATTCTGTATTCTGTAAAATAGAGGAAATATTTGTTTTGCATTGAAATTCTAGTATAgataaagtttgaaattttttttttattagataGAGTTTTGTATCAAGTAATCTGAAGTTCTTTTTCCTTCGACAATTTTCTTGTTTTGAATTATATATAATTGGTGAAATGAAATGATCTAATAACTCGATGATCAAAAGCGATATAGCTCGTCGACTACCTCAGGTGATGATATTAGCACTTGACACACaacattataaataaaatataaatttatgttcGAAAAAAACAGAAGAAACTCCCACCTGGAGACAAAGATCCATACCACAACGAATAGCCAAAATTTCAGTTGCAAGGACACTACCTGGATTACATATGATAAGAGCATGGGCATCTATTGTTACTCCTCGTGAATCTCTAATTATCGCTCCAACACTGAATTTATTACGCCTGGTATCAAACCCCGCATCCACATCTAGTCAAAATAAGTTAAGGAGAGGCGGCTTCCATAAATGATCTGCTGAGATTTGTGAGGCAGTCACTGATATAGCACACGTTAATCTAGAGTTGCGAACCCAATCTAGAAATGCATAAACCCAATCCACTCTAAATTTCATGCTCTTACCCTCGACATCGTGCTTACGAATATAAGTTTCACGCCAAATCGCCCAGCAAAGTGTCACAAACAATTTGAATTCCTCCTGGTTAAAGCTCTTTGACACATATAAAGCACAATCAAGAAAGGAAGCATCACAATGTTTTTTCAGACAGTACCAAAATGAAGTATTTTTCCAAATATCCTTAATAGCCAAACAGAAAAGAAGACAATGACTAGTAGATGCATAATGAAAATTGCACAGCGAGCATGACCCATGGGTTGGAATATGATGAGAGAGCAAATTAACCTCAGTCGGAATAATGTCTCTGGAAGCTTTCCACATAAATATACGAACTTTCGGTGGTAATCTGAGTTTCCAAATCTTCCGCCACCAAGTGCCAAGAGGCTGCCGAGAATTAAAAGGTGGAGTTTCCCAGCTTCCAGTCTCCAAATGGTACCCATCTTTAACCGAATATTTTCCATTCTTGCTCCCAGACCAAAATCGTATATCATCACAGCCCTGTCTGTGAAGCGGAATATTGAGGATAGCATCAATCTCATGTATAGGAAAGCATTGCCTAACCATAAACTCGTTCCATGTCCCCGTTCCAGAAGTAAAGTGCGACACTCGAAGTTGATTATCTCTAGAATGATGTAAACTGCTATGAAAGGATGGAATCGTCGGGATCCAAGGGTCTGCAAATGTCCGAATACTCTGACCATTCCCTACTCGCCAACACAACCCCCTCTGAATAATTTCTCTATTCCACAACATCGATCGCCAAACATATGATGGATTTGAGCCCACTCCTGCCTGCATAATatctgaatttttaaaatacctGCCTTTGAGAACTCAGGGCCACCAAAGAATTGGGTGACTGAATGACTCTCCAAATTTGTTTTGCTAACAAGGATTTGTTGAAAGCTACCAAACTTCGAAAGCCCATACCTCCCACACTCTTGGGTTTACTCCAGGATTTAATTTTTTGCTCAACCAGTTCTCTCAAATAACCAAATTGTAATCGTTTTCGGCGCACTGAGAATGTCGGTAGTCCCAAATAAATATCATGGCCGTGCACCATCGGTACATCCATAACATCCATAATATTAGTTATTGTGTGTGAACATGTGCTTGGACTAAAAGTAGGAGCAGATTTATCAAAATTTACCACTTGGCCGGATGCTTTCTCATACAGATTAAGACAGTTCCGAACTTGTATACTGTCCTCACGAGTCGCCTTGAAGAATATCAGACTATCATCTGCAAAAAATAAATGAGAGATTACAGGACATGTATTTGCAATTCTAACTCCCCGGATCAAATTTCGTTCCACTGCCTTAGCGAAGAGGTGTGACAATCCTTGAGCACATAACACAAATAAATATGGAGAGAGGGGATCCCCTTGTCTCAAACCCCTGCCCTGGATGGTTTGAGCATACCAAATATAGAGTGATTAATACGGAAAGAGTAAGTCACAGAAGTCACACATCTCATGATTAGCTTGACCCATTGTTCTGCAAACCCCAATTTAATCATCATATTCTGCAAGAAAATCCATTTTACCCTATCATAAGCTTTACTCATATCCAGTTTGAGAGCTGCATAGCCTGTCTTAGCCTTGCGGTTAGAACGAATCCAATGCATACATTCAAAGCCCACAATAacattatcaagaataagtcTACCGGGAATGAACGCACTTTGAAAATGATCAATGACCTTATCCAAGACAGGTCTGAATCTATTTGTGATAGCTCAAGACACGATTTTATAACATGTATTGCACATGCTGATAGGACGAAAATCCTTTAATGACAGTGGTTCTTGAATTTTTGAGATAAGAGTAATAAGTGTGGCATTCCAATCAAAAAGATATTTCTGCtcattgaaaataagaaaagtagATTGAGTGACGTCATTACCGATCAGTGGCCAAAACTTTTGATAAAAGAGGGCTGTGAATCCATCAATCCCCGGAGCCTTAGAAGGATGCATATCGAAAACTGCTCTACGAACTTCATCAGCTGTGAAAGGTGCACAAAGAGTTTCATTCATTTGGTCTCCTATGACTGGTTCGGAACAATCCAGCACTTTTGCAATATCCTCAGAAGATGGATTGGAAGAGTTGAAAAGATTGCGAAAATAATCTTCAGTGATATTTTTCATGTCTTTAAAATCAGAACACCATTCTCCATTCTTGTTCAGTATTCCCTTAATAAGATTTCTTCTTTGACGCTTAGATGCTGAAGCATGAAAGAATTTAGTGTTGCGATCACCGGACTGTAACCAATTAACCCGAGCATGTTGATTCCAATGTAGTTCTTCCTGGTACGATAGTCGTTCAATCCTTCTCTCCATCTCGTCGATACGATCATGATTATTTTGAATGTGGTCAGAAGTTATTAAACTATCGAGCTCCTTATGCAGCTCACGTAATGTTCGACCAATATGATCAAATTTAGTCCCTGCCCAAGTAGAAAGTGTCCTGCTGCATCTGTAGAGTCTCTGAGGCAGAGAATAATCTCCTTGAGAGCCTTCCCAACTATTAGTAACAATGGTTGTAAAATCCTCTtccaaaaaccacttgtgctcaAAAGTAAAACGCTTTGGGGAAATGTGTAAATTAAATGATGAAACCGGTCTCAATTGTACTGCAACTGGTCTATGGTCAGAACCGAAGAAACCTAAGTTCTCCACTACTGCCTCAGGGAATGTTGAATGCCACCCATAATTACAGATATACCGATCAAGCCGTGCGAAAATCAAGGCATCACCCTTTCGTCTGTTACACCAAGTGAATCTGTCTCCACGAGCTGGAATATCACATAAGCCACAATCATCAAGAGTATTTGAAAATTCAGTCATCTGGGCATTAGCCCTCAACATACCCCCAAATTTTTCTGAATCAAACAAGATTTCATTAAAGTCTCCTCCAACTAACCAAGGTAAGGAGTTAAGCTCATGAATTCTTGCTAGCCTCCTAAGAAGTTGCCATGATTGAGTACGCATTGATGTAACAGGGTTCCCATAAAAACCTGTAAACCTCCACTGTGTCGAACCCTCCTTAACCAGACAATCAATATGTCCTGCTGAAAAAGATTGAATGGAAACAGATAGAGGGGCACGCCACAATAATATCAAACCTCCCTTACGACGCGAGCTATTAACTACAAATAAGCCTTCAGACTGAAGCCAACTTGACCACCATCGACATTGTGAAGTGGTTAATTTAGTTTCTGAAACGAAAAATAAAGATGGGTCTCTTATGGCAATGAGCCTTTTTAATTCACGGATTGCATGTTGGTTCCCAAGCCCCCGTGCATTCCATACCAAGCAATTCATTGGGAGTGGCGGGGCTGAACCGCAGCCTCCGCCAGACTACTAGTATTGTTCAAACCTGAATCCATAACAGTGCGTGGACGTTTCGAAGCTTCAAGAGTCTCATGTGGGAGCATCACTCGTTTTCCTTTATCCAGAGGTGTCAAATTTTCAGAGCTTCCTAAGTTGGTATTTGAATTTGCCCTGGCCATGCGTTTCCATTTTTTCTTTTGTACACTTGGGATGACTTGCATTTCAGTAGTTAACAATGATTCCCGTACAGAACATATCACACCCATTTTCTCAGTTGCAGTATTAGTAGACATCATATTTTTGGGGCTGATTCGGTAGTAATACCACTAAATTATCGTCCGTCTCACTCACTTTTCTCCCTTGAAGATTCTGTTCCAATAGGAGGAAAATTTGTTGGAGCCGGAATCGTGAGTGCATTTATTTCATCTGAATACGGGTAATCTGCCGAAGGAGAAccattattagtattagatttAGATCTAGGATAATTGGCTTTCCTCTCCCTTGAGATCGAAGAAGCTCGAAGCCAATTACCAAATGGAAGATTAGAGCTATCCTCCGCATGTGCTTCACAATCTCTCTGGACATGCCCAAGTTTACAACAATTATAGCAGAAGTTCGGTAGTTTTTCATATAGAAGGATGATACAAATATCCTCTTGTTCTTGCTCGGATCGAACCCAAAGGCATTGACGCAGAGGTTCGTTGATATTTAAAGAGACACGGATACGAGCATATCTACCAGCGCAACTTCCTTCATCCCCTTCATCCACCTCCATTACCGTTCCCAATTTCGACCCCAGATTGCGGAGAATCGCTGACTGCATAAACGCTAGAGGAACATTGTGACATTGTACCCAAACTGAAATTTCATCAAATACCAAATCAACAGCTTTTTGTAAACCTGATGGGACTTCAAAGATTGCCATATCCTTAAAAAAAACCAAGGCCCATCCAAAAGAGAGTGACGGCGATCAATAAGAGAAGCAAAATGAAAGAGAAATATATTTTCCCCACTTACTTCGATCTGAATGGGTTTCTTCGCTTGTAAGATGCGGGGCATTTGCACACGAAAAGTCTCTCTGTTGACAGCTTTAGATGAGAAGATCTTACAAACTAGACATGAATCCAGCCGGTTTTTACCTATTGAAGCCAAGTCCTCTGGAATAACAATTGGATCTTTTTTGTTGTTTGAAGATATTTGCAGAGATCGAACACGTCTGGCTATTTCATCCGGATCCATGATAATAAACTCACTGGGTTAGTAACCAGTAGCATCACCTATCCACCGACAGGAACACAACTCCCATTGAAGCCCGAAGAAGGAACTTGcaagagagagagaaaaaatGGAGACCCAAAAGGGAAGAACGTTAGAATCAAAAGAAGGGGAGTTACTATACATCTTTGTTAACTTGACTAAAAACACTATAAAccaatttgatttttttgtctcTATCAAGATTTTCCTAAGTTTCGATTCATCGTACTTCTTCCAAAAGTCAAAATTTAAAGTTCTTTCACACGTAACTTTGCCAATGCTTTGATCATTATTATACAATTTTATACATGCAATATATCTATATATGATGTAGCCAAAAATTATGATTATCCGAACTACTCTACTGGTTCGTAATCGGGTCCTCCAAGTAGTTGGTGGAGAAAAATCTTTGTGGGCTATCAGCTCAGAGGCGCCGAGGTAGACACTCTGACGCTCAAGTTAGGAAATAATTCCTAGATCGTAATTGAGAGCTAAAAGGTTTAAGTATCCAAAAATCCTCTCTTGAATAATGAGAATactctcttatttatagatttttttggAGGGTGTTTAGTGGGCTTGAGCTTTTATAATTAATTGTGGGCTTGgacttttataattaatttgagaGGTTTTAAAATTAACTGTGGGCTTGaacttttataattaatttgagCCCCATTacccataaatatatatatatatatatatatgtatgtatatattattataaagaGAAAAGTAGGATGGGCACCAAGAAAGCAAAAGGTAGTTCCATTGGGATTGAAAAATTCTCCAGCTAAACCAAggaatattaataatttttttctttcaaaaagggttgatataaaatttgataatggTTGTAAAACAGGATTAAAAGCAAGGTTCCATGTTGAAAAAAGTACTTCAGCGGAGCTCTTTTAATCCCAAAGCCTCCGTAAAAATTAAATTCAAGAAACAAATAAACAATGTCTCGTAACATCTTGCTTACAAGAGAATAATAAAGGAAACAGTTGAGATTACAAAGTCAACGCGGGGGGAGCCCAAAGCCCAAAGCTTTGGTCTTTCGGCAGCCATTCTTGCCTCCACACCAGCTAATCTATGACCCATTTTCCTCGCATATCCACTATTCCTACCCTTTATtgtttttcttgaattttcagTCCCCGTGTAGTTTTTTGTATATAGATTCGTGTTGATAAGCCCAGAAAATTTTCTTGGAGGATCAGGTTTAAAGTCATTCTGTAATTCATTTAAATAGTTTCCACATACTTCGATCCTTTGGACTTCTTGGCTTGGAGAGAAGTGGATCGGTATGTTGAATCTTTTTCTGGAATGCCCTTGTACAGATTTTGTCTTTAATTTATCTAAATCTtgaatttgttgttgtttttggtcTGTGATTGTTGATGATCTAGATTTCTTCATTCATGTTTGCAGGGTGTGGATTTTTGCTCCTGTAACTAGATGGTACATGTTTGATTTGGAGAGAAGGGTGAATTGTTCACTGATTCATGGATAATTTTTGCTGTTTCACCTCAAAGGTTAGGTTTCTTTATCTTTTGTCCGTGTTTTAAGCTTTTTAAACGATTGATGATCTTGGAATTGATGTCTACTTGCATATTTGTCGATTTTTGAAGTTAAGGTGGATCAGATAATTAATTTAGGGAGGTAACTTTATGTCTGGGAATCTTAATGTTCAAGGATTGACTGTCCTTGCTGGTGTACGCATGATCTGAGTTTTGATGGATTATGTGCTTACACTTGCCTCATAGTTGTTAGAGACTTAAAGGCACATAGATATCGTGTAGCATGGAGCAACGTGTAAGGCGAGACACTAGATTTATCGAAGCTAAGCTATACAAGGAACAAAATAAcagaatttaaatattttaagaaaatttcgtCTCATGTATCATTCGGCATGCAATTTGCGAGTTGTTGaatgaataattaaataataatctcTGGCCTATAAGTTAAGTTGAGTTACTATTGCCTTCCCATTCAGATTGAGTTTTCCTTCCGTACCTTTTTAAGGCGCGCCTGTGTGCACTTTGAGCCTTTAAAGCAGCCAAGGCTCATACTTTACATCCAAAGCATTTGGTTTATTCCAGGTTTGAGCTTTGGCTTGTATCTAATCACAACGACTGAGCCTTACTGCAGCTTTAGGTTACGTGCACGCCTTTGTCATGTTGACATGATTAAGGATTCAACGGATTTGCTTTTGAGTTCATGTATATCATAAAGCTACAAAATTGTGGACTTGTAATCATATAGGCCACAAATTGGATGAAACATCTGTTGATTTCATTTTGAGATCTGATGCTTGATTCAAGTTTGCTCACAATCCAATATTTGTGATTTCATTAAATGTTAATTTGCGAAGGAACCTTCAAGTATCACACCAGTAGTTTTCTCTGAATTTTGAGTTTAATCTATTGTAAATTTGCACCCCATTTTCTTCCCTTTATATTGACCACAAAAGTTTAGTCGGGACGCGGATGTGGTTACTCAGAACAACAAATTAAAACTTGAGTGttttacagaaaatttatgTGGTACCGGAGGAAGTTTGGAACTTGAGGTAGACGGTGACCAGAGTTTAACTAACTTAAAAATCTCTCCACTTATTTTCTAGATATTGTATTGTTTGGGCTCGTTTTTAGACTTTAGTTAAAAATTCTTCTTTTCTTCCGCAGAGTTCTTCATTTGGCTCTGGCAAGGGAAGAAGCAATCTTGGGCCTGTCAAGTATGGAGTCAGTTTAGTAAAAGGGAAGGCAAATCATCCTATGGAGGATTTCCATGTGGCTAAATTTGTGCAGTTTCAACGCCGCGAGCTAGGGCTATTCTCTATTTATGATGGCCATCTTGGAGATAGCGTGCCAGCATACTTACAGAAGCATTTGTTTTCAAACATCTTGAAGGAGGTTAGCTGCTTTGTCAAAGAAGTCGAATCTTTGGCTTTTACATCCATAATTATATGTATTAGTTGTCCTTGATTTTAAAAAAGACGACAGAACTTGCATTTGGTCTCTTACTGTTGAATATACACCATTATCTTAAATCGTTGGTTTTTGTTGCTACTAACTTATTATTCAGTTTGTATAAAATCCATCTAAGGGTTTTATGTCCACGTGTTGCATGGTTGCAGGAGGAGTTTTGGGCAGATACTGGCAGGTCTATAGCAAAAGCATACGAGAGAACGGATCAGGCGATTCTCTCACACAATCCCGAGCTGGGTAGAGGTGGGTCCACTGCTGTAAATGCGATTCTTATCGACTGCAGACGGCTTTGGGTGGCCAATGTTGGAGATTCACGAGCAGTGCTTTCCAGGAGGGGACAAGCTATACAGATGACTATTGATCACGAGCCGAACGCT
This sequence is a window from Primulina tabacum isolate GXHZ01 chromosome 17, ASM2559414v2, whole genome shotgun sequence. Protein-coding genes within it:
- the LOC142531200 gene encoding putative protein phosphatase 2C 10; translation: MDNFCCFTSKSSSFGSGKGRSNLGPVKYGVSLVKGKANHPMEDFHVAKFVQFQRRELGLFSIYDGHLGDSVPAYLQKHLFSNILKEEEFWADTGRSIAKAYERTDQAILSHNPELGRGGSTAVNAILIDCRRLWVANVGDSRAVLSRRGQAIQMTIDHEPNAERDDIENRGGFVSNMPGDVARVNGQLAVSRAFGDKNLKSHLRSDPDVTNTDVDNETELLILASDGLWKVMSNQEAVDIAKKIKDPQKAAKQLAVEALNRDSKDDISCIVVRF